The following proteins are encoded in a genomic region of Variovorax paradoxus:
- a CDS encoding tyrosine-type recombinase/integrase, with protein sequence MGQLNELQIKAAVPRDKEYLLADGDGLYLRVRPTGKAWVYRYKRHGKEAKLSIGHYPVVTLAAARRKARAEAEKRAEGVDPREARRVEEERDRVARLNTFERTARAWHAQARKDREWSAGYAEKVMRHLELHIFPWIGALAMEAILPTEVVRCLHRIKERGNLETAQRVREAVQHVFQYAVDVGALEPARNFVNSRTAGLPPPRTRHYAAITDPQKLGQLLRDMRAYNGNVITRAALQLSPLLFQRPGQLRLAHWEDVDLDQALWRCPPEKMKLREWKKRDVRTPAHLVPLPKQAVEILRDILPLTGPSGPIFRSMSKRSEKTRYMSDNTINSALRTLGYDTKEQITGHGFRATARTLIRELLGADREVIERHLAHGSDEELGSAYDRATFLHQRRKMIQLWADLLDDLAANKALAMPSCTGFATATRSGMSVEAGPLAGALPILMSDSESSVDALQWHNLAESRSEGIKS encoded by the coding sequence ATGGGGCAACTCAACGAGCTTCAGATCAAGGCGGCAGTGCCGCGGGACAAGGAATATTTGCTGGCGGACGGTGACGGTCTGTACCTTCGCGTGCGCCCGACCGGCAAGGCGTGGGTTTATCGCTACAAGCGGCATGGCAAGGAGGCCAAGCTCAGCATCGGGCACTACCCGGTCGTGACGCTTGCCGCCGCGCGCAGGAAGGCGCGCGCCGAAGCCGAGAAGCGCGCCGAGGGCGTCGATCCACGGGAGGCGCGGCGGGTGGAGGAAGAACGCGATCGCGTTGCGCGCCTCAATACCTTTGAACGGACCGCCCGCGCATGGCATGCGCAGGCGCGGAAGGATCGCGAATGGTCCGCCGGCTATGCCGAGAAGGTGATGCGTCACCTGGAGCTGCACATCTTCCCGTGGATCGGTGCGCTGGCCATGGAGGCCATCTTGCCGACCGAGGTGGTCCGATGCCTTCACCGCATCAAGGAGCGCGGCAACCTGGAGACGGCGCAGCGCGTGCGTGAGGCGGTGCAGCACGTGTTCCAGTACGCCGTCGATGTGGGCGCGCTGGAGCCGGCCAGGAACTTCGTGAACAGCCGCACGGCCGGTCTGCCGCCACCTCGCACGCGCCACTATGCAGCCATCACGGACCCGCAGAAGCTCGGCCAGTTGCTTCGAGACATGCGTGCCTACAACGGCAACGTGATCACACGGGCGGCCTTGCAGCTCTCGCCCTTGCTGTTCCAGCGGCCAGGTCAGTTGCGGTTGGCGCACTGGGAAGATGTGGATCTCGATCAGGCGCTGTGGCGTTGCCCACCCGAGAAGATGAAGCTGCGGGAGTGGAAGAAGCGCGACGTACGCACGCCGGCTCACCTCGTGCCGCTGCCGAAGCAGGCGGTTGAGATCCTGCGTGACATCCTTCCGTTGACCGGTCCCAGTGGGCCGATCTTCCGCAGCATGTCGAAGCGTTCCGAGAAGACGCGCTACATGAGCGACAACACCATCAACAGTGCGTTGCGCACGCTGGGCTATGACACGAAGGAACAGATCACAGGCCACGGGTTCCGCGCCACCGCCCGGACCCTGATTCGCGAGCTGCTGGGGGCGGATCGTGAGGTGATCGAGCGGCATCTGGCACATGGCTCCGATGAGGAACTGGGTAGCGCCTATGACCGCGCCACTTTCCTACATCAGCGGCGCAAGATGATCCAGTTGTGGGCGGATCTGCTGGATGACCTGGCCGCGAACAAGGCGTTGGCGATGCCTTCTTGCACGGGGTTCGCGACAGCAACGAGGAGCGGGATGAGCGTGGAGGCTGGCCCTCTTGCCGGCGCGTTGCCCATCTTGATGTCCGATTCTGAGAGCAGTGTTGACGCCTTGCAATGGCACAACCTCGCCGAATCTCGATCGGAGGGCATCAAGTCATGA
- the tnpB gene encoding IS66 family insertion sequence element accessory protein TnpB (TnpB, as the term is used for proteins encoded by IS66 family insertion elements, is considered an accessory protein, since TnpC, encoded by a neighboring gene, is a DDE family transposase.), with protein sequence MDPSRALKFIGTYGGIFFLPAQRIQYPCGFLTCPRFLSNARVWIVAGHTDMRKGFGGLAAMAQTTLAANPFCGHVFRGKRGDILRVLWFDGQRLMPLAKRLEHSRFVWPQARSGSVSLTRAQLSIAVGRHRLAYAGVGSIPLGHETSIRQTLSGESAKQGRTSASAASSDG encoded by the coding sequence ATGGATCCAAGCCGTGCATTGAAATTTATCGGTACTTATGGCGGTATCTTTTTTCTTCCAGCCCAAAGAATCCAATATCCATGCGGATTTTTGACATGCCCGCGATTCCTGTCGAACGCGCGTGTGTGGATCGTGGCCGGCCACACCGACATGAGGAAGGGCTTCGGCGGTTTGGCTGCCATGGCCCAGACGACGCTCGCGGCCAATCCGTTCTGCGGCCATGTCTTCCGCGGCAAGCGCGGCGACATCCTAAGGGTGCTGTGGTTCGACGGCCAGCGACTGATGCCGCTGGCCAAGCGCCTCGAGCACAGCCGCTTCGTCTGGCCGCAGGCCAGGTCCGGCAGCGTCTCGCTCACGCGGGCCCAACTCTCGATTGCTGTTGGAAGGCATCGACTGGCGTATGCCGGTGTGGGTTCGATCCCGCTCGGGCACGAAACTTCGATTCGCCAGACGCTGTCTGGCGAATCGGCCAAGCAAGGAAGAACGAGCGCATCTGCTGCAAGTTCTGACGGCTGA
- a CDS encoding response regulator, protein MANILVVDDELGIRDLLFEILNDEGHNVELAENAAEARAARQRARPDLVLLDIWMPDTDGVTLLKEWSTAGLLSMPVIMMSGHATIDTAVDATRIGAFAFLEKPITLQKLLKAVEQGLARESARRAAAGVVPPATGVNPAAAITTTGDSLLLASLASVPVPDAGPQSTQSFDLDRPLRDARDGFEKAYFEFHLAMENGSMTRVAEKTGLERTHLYRKLKQLGVDLSRGRRSAV, encoded by the coding sequence ATGGCAAACATTCTCGTGGTCGATGACGAGCTGGGCATTAGGGACCTGCTCTTCGAAATTCTCAATGACGAAGGCCACAACGTGGAGCTCGCGGAAAACGCCGCCGAAGCACGCGCAGCCCGGCAACGCGCACGTCCCGACCTCGTGCTGCTCGACATCTGGATGCCCGACACCGATGGCGTCACGCTGCTCAAGGAATGGTCCACCGCCGGCCTGCTCAGCATGCCCGTCATCATGATGAGCGGCCACGCCACCATCGACACCGCCGTCGACGCCACCCGCATCGGCGCCTTTGCGTTCCTCGAAAAGCCCATCACGCTGCAGAAGCTGCTCAAGGCCGTGGAGCAGGGCCTCGCCCGCGAAAGCGCCAGGCGGGCGGCCGCGGGCGTCGTGCCTCCGGCCACGGGCGTCAACCCGGCGGCCGCCATCACCACCACCGGCGACAGCCTGCTGCTGGCCTCGCTGGCTTCCGTGCCGGTGCCCGATGCCGGCCCGCAATCGACCCAGAGCTTCGACCTGGACCGCCCACTGCGCGACGCGCGCGACGGCTTCGAGAAGGCCTACTTCGAGTTCCATCTCGCCATGGAAAACGGTTCGATGACCCGTGTGGCCGAGAAAACCGGGCTGGAGCGGACCCATCTTTATCGCAAGCTCAAACAACTTGGCGTCGACCTTTCGAGAGGCCGCAGAAGCGCTGTATAA